A window of the Brassica napus cultivar Da-Ae chromosome A2, Da-Ae, whole genome shotgun sequence genome harbors these coding sequences:
- the LOC125584488 gene encoding uncharacterized mitochondrial protein AtMg00310-like, with translation MNGWTCRWLSKRGKEVLFISILLALPTYVMSTFLLPLEICENLASAIAQFWWSSNPPKRGIHWAKWEKVCLPREEGGIRFRMIHEFNLALLAKQLWRLVQYPDSLVVRVLRGRYYRLSSSLRVNAISSPSYVWTSISAARKLLLLGIRQKIDSGYEVKVWKDPWIPMTHARQATAVAPVMHPNMRVIDLINQESKEWDVELLEHYVNPIDVPFIRSLAISTTHRRDTFLWSYTKNG, from the coding sequence ATGAATGGATGGACATGTAGATGGCTCTCGAAAAGAGGAAAGGAAGTGTTGTTCATATCCATTCTACTTGCTCTCCCGACATATGTTATGTCCACTTTCCTGCTCCCattggagatatgtgaaaaccTTGCCAGCGCCattgcacaattttggtggagttcgAATCCACCAAAAAGAGGAATTCACTGGGCGAAATGGGAAAAAGTCTGTTTACCTAGAGAGGAGGGTGGGATTCGATTtcgtatgatccatgagttcaaTCTGGCATTATTGGCAAAACAATTATGGAGGCTAGTACAATATCCAGATTCGCTGGTTGTCCGAGTCTTGAGGGGAAGATACTATAGATTGAGCTCGTCCCTGAGGGTAAACGCTATAAGCAGTCCATCCTATGTGTGGACTAGCATCTCTGCTGCAAGGAAGCTTTTGTTACTGGGGATAAGACAGAAGATAGATTCTGGTTATGAAGTCAAAGTGTGGAAGGATCCATGGATTCCAATGACACATGCTAGGCAAGCTACAGCTGTAGCACCAGTTATGCATCCAAATATGAGGGTCATTGATCTCATTAATCAGGAATCGAAGGAATGGGATGTTGAGTTGCTGGAACATTATGTCAATCCTATTGATGTACCCTTTAtaaggagtttggccataagcacAACTCATCGGCGAGACACGTTCTTGTGGAGCTACACAAAAAATGGCtaa